A segment of the Pseudomonas serboccidentalis genome:
CCTGTCAGAACATAGAGTTGGCGCCACGTTTTAAAGCGGTTTACACAGTGTAAACCCCTTATTTTTCAGCATTTTTTATAGAGGCACGGGATTACATGGAAATCGGTCTGCGCGAGTGGCTGATCGTCATCGGCATCATTGTGATAGCCGGTATTCTTTTCGATGGCTGGCGCCGTATGCGCGGCGGCAAGGGAAAACTGAAATTCCGTCTTGACCGAAGTCTGTCCAACCTGCCGGACGAGGACACCAGCGCTGAGCTGTTGGGCCCGGCTCGCGTGCTGGACACGCATAAAGAACCGCAACTGGACGAACACGATCTGCCGTCGGTGAGCATGCCGGCCCGCGAAGCACGCGAGCCTCGCGAATCGGGCTCCAAACGTGGCAAGCGTGGCAGCAATGGTCCGGCCCAGGGCGACCTGAACCTCGACCTGGACCTGGACGGTGGCCCGAGCTTCAGCAGCCGTGATGATGACTTTGTCGAAGACAGCAAGCCTTCGCCGGCCGTGGCCGACAAGGATCAGCCGCAAGCCGAAGAAGTCCTGGTGATCAGCGTGATCTGCCGCGACGCAGCCGGCTTCAAAGGCCCGGCGTTGTTGCAGAACATTCTGGAAAGCGGTCTGCGTTTCGGCGAGATGGATATTTTCCACCGCCACGAAAGCATGGCCGGTAACGGTGAAGTGCTGTTCTCCATGGCCAACGCCGTCAAGCCGGGTATCTTCGATCTGGACGACATCGACCATTTCAGCACCCCGGCGGTGAGCTTCTTCCTTGGCCTGCCAGGCCCGCGTCAT
Coding sequences within it:
- the zipA gene encoding cell division protein ZipA translates to MEIGLREWLIVIGIIVIAGILFDGWRRMRGGKGKLKFRLDRSLSNLPDEDTSAELLGPARVLDTHKEPQLDEHDLPSVSMPAREAREPRESGSKRGKRGSNGPAQGDLNLDLDLDGGPSFSSRDDDFVEDSKPSPAVADKDQPQAEEVLVISVICRDAAGFKGPALLQNILESGLRFGEMDIFHRHESMAGNGEVLFSMANAVKPGIFDLDDIDHFSTPAVSFFLGLPGPRHPKQAFDVMVAAARKLSQELNGELKDDQRSVLTAQTIEHYRQRIVEFERRALTQKR